The bacterium genome window below encodes:
- a CDS encoding thiolase family protein, with amino-acid sequence MFHKPLFIASYHQSRFGKLKTMTVPEIVSNAVLGACAEIDAGASAVDVASIGSACGFTLNDQGLLSGLMAMVPGLEGKPMESVENACASGGQAVLSVAHKLLLGLGDVGIAVGFEKMRNDEGKMDGKLVGKALGVFSHPDEREGKAYIFPHLFAEVMQLYMETHGVSEEDLARIAVAEYAHATHNPDAQMSRVDLTLEQATTIEGINRYIVEGLPLKTYDCSQITDGYAGLILATEEGLARLGVAKQDCVELAGFAQATDPVKKEGRDVLRPAGALKAMSTAYEMAAVTPADVTVAEVHDCFTVMGAIGVEVIGKAGYGEGARFWKECRASVQGDCAVNTSGGLIAKGHPIGATGVAMIGWAAKQLMGKAPAELQRRDAEVAATFNIGGPICASVCTVLKQAA; translated from the coding sequence ATGTTTCACAAACCACTCTTCATAGCCAGTTATCACCAGTCGAGATTCGGCAAGCTCAAGACCATGACCGTCCCCGAGATCGTCTCCAACGCCGTCCTCGGTGCTTGTGCGGAGATCGACGCCGGGGCTTCGGCCGTGGACGTCGCGTCGATCGGGTCGGCCTGCGGCTTCACGCTCAATGATCAGGGACTCTTGAGTGGCCTGATGGCCATGGTACCGGGCCTCGAGGGCAAGCCGATGGAATCGGTCGAAAACGCGTGTGCCTCGGGAGGGCAGGCGGTCCTGTCGGTGGCGCACAAGCTCCTGCTGGGGCTGGGGGACGTCGGCATCGCGGTCGGCTTCGAAAAGATGCGCAACGACGAGGGCAAGATGGATGGCAAGCTGGTCGGCAAGGCCCTGGGTGTGTTCTCGCATCCGGACGAGCGGGAAGGCAAGGCCTACATCTTCCCGCATCTGTTTGCGGAGGTGATGCAGCTCTATATGGAGACCCATGGAGTGAGCGAGGAAGACCTCGCCCGGATTGCGGTGGCCGAGTACGCTCACGCCACTCACAACCCTGACGCGCAGATGAGCAGGGTCGATCTGACCCTCGAGCAGGCGACGACGATCGAGGGCATCAACCGCTACATCGTCGAAGGCTTGCCGCTCAAGACCTACGACTGCTCACAGATCACCGACGGGTATGCCGGACTGATCCTGGCGACCGAAGAGGGGCTGGCCAGGCTCGGGGTGGCGAAGCAGGATTGTGTCGAGCTCGCGGGCTTCGCCCAGGCCACCGACCCGGTCAAGAAGGAGGGTCGGGACGTACTGCGTCCGGCCGGCGCGCTCAAGGCGATGAGTACCGCTTACGAGATGGCGGCGGTCACACCCGCCGACGTCACGGTCGCCGAGGTTCACGACTGCTTTACCGTCATGGGCGCGATCGGGGTCGAGGTCATTGGCAAGGCTGGCTACGGCGAGGGCGCCCGCTTCTGGAAAGAGTGTCGGGCGTCGGTACAGGGGGATTGCGCCGTCAACACGTCCGGCGGTCTGATCGCCAAAGGACACCCTATTGGCGCGACGGGTGTCGCGATGATCGGGTGGGCGGCCAAGCAGCTAATGGGCAAGGCTCCTGCCGAGCTCCAGCGCCGGGACGCCGAGGTGGCGGCGACCTTCAACATCGGTGGACCGATCTGCGCGTCCGTGTGCACGGTCTTGAAGCAGGCAGCCTGA
- a CDS encoding alpha/beta fold hydrolase produces MTTIEILAHKVEGDGEPVLLLNGGLMTYAAWEPVSALLAKSHRLVLNDLRGQLLSPGRAPAALAENVGDLTDLLDHLGIESAHVLGTSYGGEIGLFFAALRPERVRSLIAVTASDYATEPIWQGVEDLRLLVEEALAGGDKGRLHDRVVEEVYSDAFREKYADELAARRQQVAALPDIWFEGLEGIMAATEDLDVRPYLSAIRCPTLVVIAAGDRVIPPERSRALAAAIRGAEIRTHETSGHALVAEDPSWLTEVCLEFLQKHEIR; encoded by the coding sequence ATGACGACGATCGAGATCCTGGCGCACAAGGTCGAGGGCGACGGAGAGCCCGTACTTCTCCTGAACGGCGGGCTGATGACCTATGCCGCCTGGGAGCCCGTTTCGGCGCTGCTGGCAAAGAGCCATCGACTGGTGCTCAACGACCTGCGCGGACAGCTGCTGAGTCCGGGCAGGGCGCCGGCGGCTCTGGCCGAGAACGTCGGCGATCTCACGGACCTGCTCGACCACCTCGGGATCGAGTCGGCGCATGTGCTCGGCACCTCCTACGGTGGTGAGATCGGTCTTTTCTTTGCGGCCCTGAGACCCGAGCGGGTGCGGTCTCTCATCGCGGTAACGGCCTCGGATTACGCCACCGAACCAATCTGGCAAGGCGTCGAGGATCTGCGCCTGTTGGTCGAGGAGGCCCTTGCGGGCGGCGACAAAGGACGCTTGCACGACCGAGTGGTCGAAGAAGTCTACTCCGACGCCTTCCGAGAGAAGTACGCCGATGAGTTGGCGGCGCGTCGTCAGCAGGTCGCGGCTCTTCCCGATATCTGGTTCGAGGGACTCGAGGGCATCATGGCCGCGACCGAAGACCTCGATGTGCGCCCGTACCTGAGCGCCATTCGCTGCCCGACGCTGGTCGTCATCGCCGCGGGCGATCGCGTCATTCCGCCGGAGCGATCACGCGCCCTGGCGGCCGCGATTCGCGGCGCGGAAATCCGTACGCACGAGACCAGCGGCCATGCCCTGGTCGCTGAAGATCCGTCCTGGCTGACCGAGGTCTGCCTCGAGTTCCTGCAAAAGCACGAAATCCGATAG
- a CDS encoding alpha/beta hydrolase, translated as MRNKMGQVGSVLKWVLAALALAAIVVIALFWYVRANPLAVYESTTRRSLAKSGLEVKSFESTAGSLAYWEAGEGPALVLLHGVGDQAGAFQGIVDSLLADYRVLIPDLPGHGDSEPEEGPLPMGIVYGGLEELLAVTLDDQPAILVGSSMGAWLATIHAHRHPEAVARAVLINGGALAGDRPDLSLTPVDREAARTLMTALRDPSSPPTPDFVLDDIVEQASKGPIGRMTAELDDLVAHLLDGRLHEVTVPVDLLWGESDQLMTLAYAERMAGQLPRSRLTTIPGCGHHPANECPAKLAARLGEVLRTEPPPPTLTGPIEELMEEAGAEGVP; from the coding sequence ATGAGAAACAAGATGGGACAAGTTGGTTCGGTTCTCAAGTGGGTTCTGGCCGCTCTTGCTCTGGCGGCAATCGTGGTGATTGCCCTGTTCTGGTACGTGAGGGCCAACCCGTTGGCGGTTTACGAAAGCACAACTCGCAGGTCGCTGGCCAAGTCGGGACTCGAGGTCAAGAGCTTCGAGAGTACGGCCGGGAGCCTGGCCTACTGGGAAGCCGGCGAGGGGCCGGCGCTGGTGCTGTTGCACGGTGTCGGGGATCAGGCCGGCGCGTTCCAGGGCATCGTCGATAGCCTGCTCGCCGACTACCGGGTGCTGATCCCCGACCTTCCCGGTCATGGTGACAGCGAGCCGGAGGAGGGACCCCTGCCGATGGGCATCGTCTACGGAGGGCTCGAAGAACTGCTGGCCGTTACCTTGGACGACCAACCGGCCATCCTGGTTGGCAGCTCGATGGGCGCCTGGCTCGCGACGATCCATGCTCATCGCCATCCGGAAGCGGTGGCGCGCGCCGTCCTGATCAACGGCGGAGCTCTGGCCGGCGACCGGCCGGACCTGAGTCTGACGCCGGTCGATCGGGAGGCGGCGCGAACTCTGATGACGGCGCTTCGCGACCCCTCCAGTCCGCCAACGCCGGACTTCGTGCTCGACGACATCGTAGAACAGGCCTCCAAGGGACCGATCGGGAGAATGACCGCGGAGCTCGACGACCTGGTGGCTCATCTCTTGGACGGCCGCCTGCACGAGGTGACGGTTCCGGTCGACCTGCTGTGGGGTGAGTCGGATCAGTTGATGACGCTCGCGTACGCCGAGCGCATGGCGGGGCAGCTGCCGCGCTCGCGGCTCACTACCATTCCCGGCTGCGGCCACCATCCGGCGAACGAGTGTCCCGCCAAGCTGGCCGCGAGGTTGGGTGAGGTGCTTCGAACGGAGCCGCCTCCTCCTACTCTGACGGGCCCCATCGAGGAGCTGATGGAGGAGGCCGGCGCGGAGGGGGTGCCATGA